The Castanea sativa cultivar Marrone di Chiusa Pesio chromosome 11, ASM4071231v1 genome contains a region encoding:
- the LOC142617642 gene encoding two-component response regulator ORR9-like: TLTSLSHCRRPQRHRPTTDPLRRSPKPTQAPSRRSTPPPSPPSHRSPNADKPGFLWISWVSSSIQALGFSGFHRQSRRCLPQPIALVFRRTQESKSLKDIPVVIMSSKNIPSRINRCLDEGAEEFFLKPVQLSDVNKLKPHLLKGRDKESEPSINKRKGMEECHSHDKTRTKYDGLEVV, from the exons ACTCTCACCTCTCTGTCTCACTGCCGCCGGCCTCAACGTCACCGGCCCACTACTGACCCACTCCGTCGAAGTCCCAAGCCGACCCAAGCCCCAAGCCGCCGATCCACGCCTCCGCCCAGTCCTCCATCTCACCGCTCACCCAACGCCGACAAGCCTGGGTTTCTCTGGATTTCGTGGGTTTCATCGTCGATCCAAGCTCTGGGTTTCTCTGGGTTTCATCGTCAAAGCCGCCGCTGCCTTCCTCAGCCCATTGCTTTGGTTTTCCGCCGAACTCAA GAATCTAAATCTCTTAAAGATATACCAGTAGTGATCATGTCCTCAAAGAACATCCCATCAAGGATCAACAG ATGCTTGGACGAAGGAGCAGAAGAGTTCTTTTTGAAACCAGTTCAATTATCTGATGTGAATAAGCTCAAACCTCATTTGTTGAAGGGAAGAGACAAGGAATCAGAGCCCAGCATCAACAAGAGAAAGGGCATGGAAGAATGCCACTCACATgacaaaacaagaacaaaatatGATGGCTTGGAAGTGGTCTAA
- the LOC142615591 gene encoding asparagine--tRNA ligase, cytoplasmic 1-like: MVYSTRFEQISYTEAVKLLEEAVKKVKFEKPVIVYNYPKDIKAFYMKVNDDCKTVAATDVLVPKVRELIGGSQREEHYEVIQQRYDNCCA; this comes from the exons ATGGTATATTCCACCCGCTTTGAGCAGATTTCATATACAGAGGCTGTTAAACTTCTAGAAGAGGCTGTGAAAA AGGTGAAGTTTGAGAAGCCTGTCATCGTCTATAATTACCCAAAAGATATCAAGGCATTCTACATGAAGGTTAATGATGACTGTAAGACAGTGGCTGCTACGGATGTCCTTGTACCAAAG GTGCGTGAGTTAATTGGAGGAAGCCAAAGGGAGGAgcattatgaggttattcagCAGAGGTATGATAATTGTTGTGCTTGA